The Streptomyces camelliae genome window below encodes:
- a CDS encoding pRL2-8: MTVAAQQTPPGECPQCWQHAYDRSIHRKLRPREDCPQCVDHMVNGCPYIVPKTKSSWW; the protein is encoded by the coding sequence GTGACCGTGGCCGCACAGCAGACGCCTCCGGGCGAGTGCCCGCAGTGCTGGCAGCACGCCTACGACCGCAGCATTCACCGCAAGCTGCGGCCCCGCGAGGACTGCCCGCAGTGCGTGGACCACATGGTCAACGGCTGCCCCTACATCGTGCCCAAGACGAAGTCGAGTTGGTGGTGA